The region GTGGGGCAGCCGGTGCAGGTGCGCGCCCTTTGCTGGCGGCCCGGGCGCAGGCTCCGGCACGCCGTCATCCAGGGCGGCTGACCCAGCGAATTAGGTGGAATGCACGGCAACCTCTTCAAGCTGCGCGGATTCGCGACCAGCCGCACCTGCCCCCTCTGCGGCGGCGAGACCATGCGCACGGAAGCGTATGGCGTGCTGGACACGCTGCTGAGCGTGGTGAAGCTGCGGCGGCGATGGTGCCGCCGGTGCCTTCGCCAGTGGGTCGCGCCGCGCAACCTTCACCCGCCACGCGACGAGCCCTACCTCTAGACGCGCCACGGCCCGCCTCCCTCACCGGGAAGCGGGCCGTTTCGGGCGCAGGCGGACGGGCGACCAGCCGCCGGTGACCAGGGTCATCACGGCCCCGCCCGCCCGCGTGCGCCACCGGCACCCGCGGCACACCCGCATCCCCCGTGCAGACGCGGCGCTGCCCTCCGGTCCCGCGGGCTTGCCGTACGATGGGAATCACCCGGCGGCACGCCCCGCGCCCGGCGGAGCGGTCCGCCGCAGGATGGCGATGGGCCCCGTGAACGAAAAGGCCGCTTCTCCCGCGGGTGGAAAGAATGGCGAGGTGGTATCGGCGATCCACCGGCGGGCCGACGCGATGTCCTCGCCCCCGCCCCCGCCCTCGACCGCGGCGATCACGTTGCTCTGGGTGACCAGGTAGTCCAGGAGCGCGTCCCGGCTGAACACGACGTCGTTGCGGTAGCGCTGAAGGTGCGCCGGCCCGAAGCCGTCGGCGCGCCAGGCATCTTCGTCGTCCCAGCGGATGGCGGCCCGCGGCGGGCTGGGGTACCGAAGCAGGTATTCCCCGCGCCACCAGGCGTCGAACTCGTCGTGCCGCTCGCCGCGCAGGCCGCCGAACCAGTTGTCGTAGGCCAGCACCCACCCGCCCGCCCTCACCACCCGCCGTGCCTGGGCCATGAATCGCTCCCAGTTCAGCCAGTGGATCACCTGGCTGAGCGTCAGCAAGCCGAACGCGCTCTCCGCAAACGGAAGCAGCCCGGCGGATGCGGCGGCGAACGCCATCCCCTCGTCGCGGGGAGCCCGGGCCACCATGGCGGGGGACGCGTCGATGCCCACCACCCGCCGCGCCAGCCGGCCCACCGCCCGCGACGAAAGCCCGGTGCCGCACCCCACGTCGAGCGCCAGGTCCACCATGCCCACCCGCGTGGCAACCAGCTCCATCACCACGGGATGGAAGAACGGGCGTCCGCGCGAGTAGCGGTCGGCGGCGGTGCGATGGACGAACGGGTTCATGCCCGGACGTCTGCAAGTGCCGGCCCGCGCTACTGGATCC is a window of Longimicrobium sp. DNA encoding:
- a CDS encoding class I SAM-dependent methyltransferase: MNPFVHRTAADRYSRGRPFFHPVVMELVATRVGMVDLALDVGCGTGLSSRAVGRLARRVVGIDASPAMVARAPRDEGMAFAAASAGLLPFAESAFGLLTLSQVIHWLNWERFMAQARRVVRAGGWVLAYDNWFGGLRGERHDEFDAWWRGEYLLRYPSPPRAAIRWDDEDAWRADGFGPAHLQRYRNDVVFSRDALLDYLVTQSNVIAAVEGGGGGEDIASARRWIADTTSPFFPPAGEAAFSFTGPIAILRRTAPPGAGRAAG